From the genome of Neomonachus schauinslandi chromosome 5, ASM220157v2, whole genome shotgun sequence, one region includes:
- the CCDC77 gene encoding coiled-coil domain-containing protein 77, giving the protein MNFTPVHTPIGRKPTTISKHDVPCDFSGPTKWKGMSFLDSMESTPLPSTEDRLAVLCPSQELLEYYQKKMAECEEENEDLLKKLELYKAACDAQHKLEGDLQQREEEIAELQKALSDIQVCLFQEREHVLRLYSENDRLRIRELEDKKKIQNLLALVGTDTGEVTYFYKEPPNKVSIHSKTIQAVGICEQNESSSAFRADSKVNKRKPAKREKEETSEQYQRDIQTLTLQVESLQAQLEEQTKLSREQVEGLMEDRRIRIEEIQVHHQRNQDKIKELTKNLHHTQELLYESTKDFLQLRFENQNKEKSWMLEKDHLMSKIKQYSMQCKKKEDKIGKVWPVIHETHHNQNQYIKSLKDKLIQEKKLSNMYQEQCISLEEELARIREEEGVRREIFKDRTNKMGKRLQVMTRRYEALENRRILEVEGFKTDIKILRQKLKDLEQILYKATLNARANQDLAILCEVRDSNRRAHKLQGELKNLKSKVFGLENELRLC; this is encoded by the exons ATGAACTTTACCCCAGTGCATACCCCCATCGGCAGAAA GCCAACAACTATCTCCAAACATGATGTTCCCTGTGACTTCAGTGGTCCCACCAAGTGGAAGGGAATGTCTTTCTTGGATTCGATGGAGTCAACTCCCTTGCCTTCCACGGAAGATCGTCTGGCTGTCCTCTGCCCTTCTCAGGAGCTTCTGGAATATTACCAAAAGAAGATGGCTGAGtgtgaggaagaaaatgaagacctGTTGAAGAAACTGGAACTCTACAAAGCAGCTTGTGATGCACAG CATAAACTAGAAGGGGATTtgcagcagagggaggaagagattgCTGAATTGCAGAAAGCTCTAAGTGATATACAGGTCTGCCTCTTCCAGGAACGGGAGCATGTTTTACGCCTCTACTCAGAAAATGACCGACTGAGAATCAG GGAGctagaagacaagaaaaagattCAGAATCTCTTGGCTCTTGTGGGCACAGACACTGGAGAAGTGACCTATTTTTATAAGGAGCCTCCAAACAAA GTCAGCATTCACTCAAAGACTATCCAGGCTGTAGGTATATGTGAACAGAATGAATCTTCCTCAGCTTTCAGAGCAG attctaaagtaaacaaaagaaaaccagcaaagagagagaaggaagaaacttCTGAGCAATACCAAAGAGACATACAAACACTTACCCTACAG GTGGAATCACTGcaggctcagctggaagagcagaCCAAGCTTTCTAGAGAGCAAGTTGAAGGGCTCATGGAGGATAGACGGATTCGCATTGAGGAAATACAAGTTCATCACCAGAGAAATCAGGACAAAATCAAAGAGCTTACCAAAAA TCTCCATCATACCCAAGAACTTCTCTATGAGAGCACGAAAGACTTTTTGCAACTCAGatttgaaaaccaaaataaagagaagtcATGGATGCTTGAAAAGGATCATTTGATGTCAAAGATTAAGCAATACAGCATGCAGtgtaagaagaaagaagataaaattggAAAAGTTTGGCCAGTCATTCATGAGACTCATCATAACCAAAATCAATATATTAAG TCCCTAAAGGATAAGTtaatacaagagaaaaaattatCCAACATGTATCAAGAGCAGTGCATTTCCCTAGAAGAGGAACTTGCCCGAATTCGTGAGGAAGAGGGAGTGAGGAGAGAGATCTTCAAG GATCGTACTAACAAGATGGGGAAGCGTTTACAGGTGATGACAAGACGCTATGAAGCCTTGGAGAATCGGCGTATCTTGGAAGTAGAAGGCTTTAAGACGGATATTAAGATTctccggcagaagctgaaagactTGGAGCAAATCCTCTATAAG GCAACACTTAATGCCCGGGCAAACCAGGATCTTGCCATTCTGTGTGAGGTGCGTGACAGCAATAGACGGGCACATAAGCTACAAGGAGAACTAAAGAACCTTAAGTCCAAAGTCTTTGGTCTGGAGAATGAACTTAGACTCTGTTGA